Genomic DNA from Alphaproteobacteria bacterium SS10:
GCAACCTGCCGCTGCTCTGCGCCAATCCAGACCTCATTGTAAATTCGGGCAATCGCCTCGCAATCTGCGCGGGCACTTTCGCAAAATACTATCAGGAGCAGGGCGGGGATGTGGCCTATCACGGCAAGCCCCATGGGCCGGTCTACGATCTGTGCCGCGAGCATCTGGGTCTAGCAGCGGATCAACGCATCCTGGCGGTGGGCGATAGCTTTGCCACCGACCTAACCGGCGCGAAACGCGCAGGGCTGGACGCCTGCCTTGTTGCAGGTGGCATCCATCTCGCTGATTTGGGTGGTGAGTTCGGGGCGCCGGTTTCGGCCCCCGATGTCGACCGACTAGCCGCCAAATATGGGCTAGCGCCTGATTATGTGGTGCCGGTCTGCCGTTGGTAACGGCACCAGGCTTAGGACACGTCTTCTAGAATACGGGCAACGGTCAGTGGCACCGGGTGTTTCGCCAGTGACCGGGTCGGGCCATCCAGGCGTTGCAACCGCTGACCCTGCAGCAGCATATGGCGCAGATAGTTGACGGCAAACACACGCAGTGCGGCGGTCAGGCCGTGCTCAGACTTTGAGCGGTCAACCAAGGCCACTAGATCACGCAGGCGCAGCTGCTCATTGGCGGCAACCTCATCAAGCACAACCCATAGGCTGCGCTCCATCCTGATACTGGTGCGACGACCATTGATGGTGATGCTCTTAGAGAGTTGATCCATAGGGCGGTTGGTGGGGGCGCGTTTCATAGTCTTATTCAACCTTCTCTACCCAGACGTGTATTTCGGTTCCGGGTAGTCATATGCACATTCGCGGCCAGCCCGATTAACGATTCAAACTAAGGCGTTCGGCGTCGGTTTTTGCCGATTAGGAATCGTCAATGGACTGGTTAAATTTGCGTCCGGCTCCTTTTTGACGCCAATTCGGCGGAGATGACTACCAAAAAGTGTAGGTTTTTCGCCGATTTTTCCCTGCTTGATGTGTGATACACCATTCCCGTTACCAGTGTATGTACTGTTGTTCGTGCAAAGTTAGTTGGTGCACGAACGCTCAGACCGGGACTGTTTCAAAACGCAATCCTCCCGCGCATTGGGTCAGCAGATCGCAATAGCCCGATTCGAATCGATATTCCTGGCATACCTAACCGGCCACTTCGCCCGCTATCCACAACCATTGGTAGTCCTCATATGTTTTTTTCTGACTAATCGAGATTTTTTGGCTGGCGCTTTCAGAAAAAATTCATACAACACGGTCATCGCGACGTCGTTCCCCACCCCAATCCCTGACGTCGCACCGTGGATTTGACAGCCGCGCGGGCATCCCCACCCCCAATCCCCCGCCCGCCGGCTGTCACTCCCAACGGACCAACTTCCAACAATTTGACTGCTTGAGACCCCGTTACGGCACAGGCTGTTATCGCTTGCGCTTTAGCAGGACGTAGAAGGCGCCGCCGCCGCCATGGCGCGGCTGGGCGGCCTTAACCGCCAGGATGTGTTCGGCTAGGCCTGGCATAGCGAGCCAGTCCAAGAGCCGCCGTTTGATGACCCCAGGCGCCTGCGCCATGACATCGGCCCGACCATCATGGTCGGTGGTAACGCGGCTGCGGCCCTTGCCGGTGATGACCAGCAAGCAGCGATGGCCAGATTGAACCCCGGTTTGAATAAACTGCTGAAGCTGCCGTTGCGCGTCATGCTGACGGGACCCATGCAGATCCAGCGTTGCATCAATTTCCATCTGGCCCCGGGTAAAGCGCGAGGCGGTGCGACCATCTACGCCCGGGATCACGGCGCCATGAACCTCCCAACCGCCTAACAAATCAGCGTGGGATCGCTTGGCCGATGGTTTCTTGGTCTGCGGTTGGGGCTTGGCCTTTGCGGCAGGCTTGGGGATGGGTGGCGGGGCTGCTTGGCCCTTGGCGCCATCGCTTGTCGGCGTCTTGCGAATGTCTGCCGGTTCAGTATCTGAACGGCGGTTTCGATCTATTGGCTCAACGCCAGCAGCCACCCGGCGCCAAAGCGTGCGATCTTCTGACCCCTGCTTACTAGCGTCCTTACTGCTGCCACCATCATTGCCGCCCTTACTGGCCATGGGGGCACCTGCTCACCGGGGTTCAGTTCTATTACTGATTAAAGCGCACCCGGTTGATCGTCTCCGGGCTTGCGATTACCCGAACGATTTGTGGCTTACGGCCGCCAGAGCAAGCCTTCTCACAATAAACGAAGTATTCCGGCAGCCCATCACGCAGGAAGTAATACATGTCCACCTGCACCTGACCCTTGGTCAGGATATAGAGGCGCCAATACTCATCAAACGAGCCCGCATCAATAATCGGGCGAAACTCAATCGACAACTGGCCGACCAGCGCATCAATCAACTCATTGGCGTGCAAGGCTTGTGAGGTGTCGAGCTGGGCCACACCCATGGTCACAAAGTAAGGCAGCTGATCTGCACTCGCGACCAGGTCATCATTGTTCTTAGCGGTCACCTCAAACAGCTGACCCTGCATGGAGCGCCAATCGTAACCATCGGCGGCAGAGATGAAGTGGCCTTCCTCCCGACACTCCAGCTTCGCCCATTGGAAGATGGGGTCTGGGATATAGGTATAGGCATCCTCTGGCGCGCCGGGGCAATCAGCGACCCCTGGGGCCGATAGATCAATCAGCGGGCCATCCTGGTCTTCCGACTGTTCCTCTACCGGCTCGTCCTCATCCGCGAAGAAGTTGGGCATGGAGGATTCCTGGGCCATGGCGGTGGCCGGGCCTAGTAGTAAGATCAGGGCGGCCAATAGGGCCAAAAAGCGGGGTAATCGGCTCATAATCAGGAAAGTCCGGGATGGAACCAATGCGTCAAAGAATAGGACGTCAGTGTAGCGCGGAATGCTGGATTGAATCTAGCAACCGGCGCACACCGTCGAAAATTGATCGGGCCCTATTCAAGATCAACAACCACAACTGCCATTTGCGCACACCGCCTTGGCTGTCTAAGTAGGGGCCGTCGAGATCGTTAGAGACCCATTCCACCAACATGACCAGCCAGGATAATGCCAGATCGCCAAGCGGCGCTGCCCGGGTTACCGGCCTGATCGGATGGCCGGTCAGCCATTCACTGTCGCCTGCTTTACACAACTACTGGCTTCGACAGTTCGGCATTGATGGGATGTACGCGCCATTTCCAGTGCATCCAGACAAGGTTGGTGATGCTATTGAGGGCCTACGCGCACTCGGCGTCGCTGGGGCCAATGTCACGGTTCCCCATAAGACGGCGGTGATGCCGCATCTGGATAAGCTGACCGCAACAGCCGGGCGATTGGAGGCGGTTAACACGCTGATTGTCCACAAGGATGGTTTAGTGACTGGCGATAACACTGATGCGTACGGGTTTGAAAGTAGCCTAAAAGCGCATGCGGGTAGTCAGGTCGCCAAGCAGATTGAGCAAAATCAACAGGTTATGATGGTTGGGGCCGGTGGTGCGGCCCGCGCAGTGTTGGATGCGGTGCTCAACGCTGGTTACAGCCGTGTGGTGATCACCAACCGTACGCCCGATAAGGCCGATGCCCTGGCCGCGCATTTTCAACAATTCTATCCACAGGCCGTGATTACCACGACCTCCTGGGACCAACGTGCTGATGCGCTTAACGAAACTCACTTGCTGATCAACACAACGAGCCTCGGCATGGCGGGTAAACCAGCCCTCGATATCGATGTATCGGCACTGCCAGGCGATGCCGTTGTCGCTGACATTGTGTATGTGCCGCTGATCACCCCCTTGCTATCCGCCGCGCGTGACCGGGGCCTCACCATCGTGGATGGTTTGGACATGCTGCTTTATCAGGCGCAGGCAGCATTTGAGGCCTGGCATGGTGAGCGGCCACCGGTGGATGCCGCCCTTCGCCAGATGATGCTGGACCGGATCCGTGATGGTTAGGCAATCCAGGCGCCTGCTGGTCATTGGGCTAACCGGGTCCATTGGGATGGGCAAATCAACCGCCGCCGCCATGCTGCGCCGGGCTGGCCTTCCGGTGTTTGATGCCGATAGGACGGTGCATCGGCTAATGGGACCGGGCGGTGCCGCCGTTGCGCCCCTACTTAAGGCGTTTCCAGAGATATCAGCCGAACAATCGGTTGCGACCGGGGTTGATCGCGCCGCGCTTAGCAATCACGTCGCCAAGAACCCCGATGCCTTAAAGGTGCTGGAGGCTGTGCTGCACCCGCTGGTCCGTCAGGCACAGCGGAAAGCCAGGCGCCAGGCCGCAATCAAAGGTGCGCGGATCCTAATCCTCGACATCCCGCTTTTGTTTGAGACTGGCGGCGATCAGGCCTGTGACGCTGTTTTCGTGGTGTCAGCACCCGCCTTGATCCAGCGGCAGCGGGTTCTGCGTCGGCCAGGGATGACCGCCCAGAAACTAAACACCTTCCTGGCTAAACAGATGCCCGACCGGGTTAAACGTCGGCGCGCTGATCGGGTCATTCAGACCGGCCTCGGCTTCGCCTTTGCCAGGCGACAAATGCTGCGTGCCATCGCAGAGGCACCAGGGATTGCCCGGCAAAACCGGAAATCCCCAGCCCATCCACCACTTTTTGGGCCTAGCAACCGCAATCACTTCCGCCGCCGCTAGTCAGCCGGGCTGTTAGTCGTTAGCTCATTACCGACATCAGACATCGGAACGAGCAGCCACCATGCGTGAGATCATTTTGGATACGGAAACAACCGGCATTGACCCGCAAGAGGGGCACCGGATTGTTGAGATTGGCTGCGTCGAGGTTATCAACAACGTCCCCACCGGCCGGACCTATCACCAATACATCAACCCAGAGCGTGATATGCCAGCAGAAGCAGAGCGTATCCACGGGTTGAGTGAGACCTTCCTCGCCGACAAGCCGACCTTTTCTGAAGTGGCGGGCGCCTTCATGGATTTCATTGGCCAGGATCAAATGGTGATCCACAACGCTGCCTTCGACATGAAGCATATCAATGCTGAGCTGGACCGGCTGGGCATCGGTGCGATCCCGATGGCCCGCGCCACCGACAGCCTGGCCATCGCCCGGAAGCGGTTTCCCGGCGCGCAATCATCCCTCGATGCATTATGCCGGCGCTTTGGTGTCGATAACTCTAACCGCCAACTGCACGGCGCGTTGCTCGATGCCCAACTTTTGGCAGAGGTCTATCTTGAGCTACGTGGGGGTCGTGAGCCTGGCCTAGGCCTGGCCGGTCAGACGGCCGGCGGTGGGTTGGAGCAGACCACACTGCAAGCCAGTGACAAGCCTGTCCGACCTGCCCGCAAGCACACTATTCCGGAAACGGAACAAGCCGCCCACCGGAAAGCAGTGAGCGGCTTGAAGGATTCTCTCTGGGCCAAGATGCAACCGGCTGAATTCGCCGGCGCAGAGCAGCCCGAGGCTTAAAGCTCTAGGCCTTAAACGTTGAACTTGTCGTCGGCATCACCAGCAGCTGGTGCGGTGCCCTGAACGGTGTCACCACCAGCAGCCATCGCCTGACGACGATAGAGATCGGCAAAGTCCACTGGGTTGATCAGCAGTGGTGGGAAACCACCCTGGCGGGAGACATTAGCCATGATCTCACGGGCAAACGGGAACAGCAGGCGTGGCGCTTCAATCAGCAGGACAGGCTTACGCAGCTCATCTTTCACACCCTGAAGACGGAACAGACCGCCATAGGACAGGTC
This window encodes:
- the dnaQ gene encoding DNA polymerase III subunit epsilon produces the protein MREIILDTETTGIDPQEGHRIVEIGCVEVINNVPTGRTYHQYINPERDMPAEAERIHGLSETFLADKPTFSEVAGAFMDFIGQDQMVIHNAAFDMKHINAELDRLGIGAIPMARATDSLAIARKRFPGAQSSLDALCRRFGVDNSNRQLHGALLDAQLLAEVYLELRGGREPGLGLAGQTAGGGLEQTTLQASDKPVRPARKHTIPETEQAAHRKAVSGLKDSLWAKMQPAEFAGAEQPEA
- a CDS encoding Smr/MutS family protein, with protein sequence MASKGGNDGGSSKDASKQGSEDRTLWRRVAAGVEPIDRNRRSDTEPADIRKTPTSDGAKGQAAPPPIPKPAAKAKPQPQTKKPSAKRSHADLLGGWEVHGAVIPGVDGRTASRFTRGQMEIDATLDLHGSRQHDAQRQLQQFIQTGVQSGHRCLLVITGKGRSRVTTDHDGRADVMAQAPGVIKRRLLDWLAMPGLAEHILAVKAAQPRHGGGGAFYVLLKRKR
- a CDS encoding shikimate dehydrogenase — protein: MTSQDNARSPSGAARVTGLIGWPVSHSLSPALHNYWLRQFGIDGMYAPFPVHPDKVGDAIEGLRALGVAGANVTVPHKTAVMPHLDKLTATAGRLEAVNTLIVHKDGLVTGDNTDAYGFESSLKAHAGSQVAKQIEQNQQVMMVGAGGAARAVLDAVLNAGYSRVVITNRTPDKADALAAHFQQFYPQAVITTTSWDQRADALNETHLLINTTSLGMAGKPALDIDVSALPGDAVVADIVYVPLITPLLSAARDRGLTIVDGLDMLLYQAQAAFEAWHGERPPVDAALRQMMLDRIRDG
- the coaE gene encoding dephospho-CoA kinase (Dephospho-CoA kinase (CoaE) performs the final step in coenzyme A biosynthesis.); the protein is MLVIGLTGSIGMGKSTAAAMLRRAGLPVFDADRTVHRLMGPGGAAVAPLLKAFPEISAEQSVATGVDRAALSNHVAKNPDALKVLEAVLHPLVRQAQRKARRQAAIKGARILILDIPLLFETGGDQACDAVFVVSAPALIQRQRVLRRPGMTAQKLNTFLAKQMPDRVKRRRADRVIQTGLGFAFARRQMLRAIAEAPGIARQNRKSPAHPPLFGPSNRNHFRRR
- a CDS encoding ribbon-helix-helix domain-containing protein — protein: MKRAPTNRPMDQLSKSITINGRRTSIRMERSLWVVLDEVAANEQLRLRDLVALVDRSKSEHGLTAALRVFAVNYLRHMLLQGQRLQRLDGPTRSLAKHPVPLTVARILEDVS